In Plectropomus leopardus isolate mb chromosome 21, YSFRI_Pleo_2.0, whole genome shotgun sequence, the DNA window ACGGTAGTCAAGTGAGTGCACGAAATAAAAACTGAGTCACTCTATATCCTCCGGAGTCGCTCAAAAAGAGCTCATAATTTCGTTGATGATTCCTGTTCAAAGAGGTCTTTCTTGAAGGATTGGGCAGGCAAGCATCATTAATGCACTTGTTGCAGTGTTTCTAGGGGGCGGGGCTTACATAGGTTACCATTGAGGTTACTGGTTGACCGCAGCGTGACCATTCGGCTGACGGCCAATCATAATTAAGTAGATGATTTCGTGACCACAAACCACGCCTACTTTGGAGCGTTCCtcattgaggaaaaaaaggaatgcTACTCCTTACTTCCTGCGGCTCtttgaagacagaaaaagactgGACCTTCCAGTTGTCTCGCTCGTGTCATGTCATTGTATCATGCCAAGACAATTAATGTTTGTGCATGCCCATCCCCGGAGTAAGAATGCCTTCGTGATTTTGTATTGTAACACAACAGCAAGGGTAGAGAACAATCACATAGCTGAGATAACTTTTGCTTGTGACAAACACGACGCCACACCTCAAATAAatctgtttaatgttttttttttttagcctgacGCGCTCAGTAGAACATTGTACCTGTCCAAGATCCAGCAAGAGGACTAATTTAATCGTTTTAACTTGTGCactagaataataataataataataataataataataataataataataataataataataataatcttaaagggctctggttTTAACCACATAATGCACACacaatttcacattattttttaagtttaaagtagtttaaagtttaaaagtattatcagcaaaatgtacttattatcaagaaagaaaaacacttataATGCATAGAAATGGCTCCACTGAGAGTTGTATTAGTGCCTATATTATGTCACTGGGTTATAATTACTGATGCACACGTTtaataaaacagtataaaagtcctgcaaattTGGCTTCAGTAAAGTATGTTTAGTATTATCAGTAAAATATACTtatatacttacttacttgAAAAAGTCATCGGCTGCAGTCTGCCCTCCCTCCAGGACCTGTACACCTCCAGGACTCTGAGGCGTGCAGGTAAGATTGTGCCGATCCCTCCCACCCTGGACACAAACTCTTCCAATCACTCCCCTCTGGCAGGAGGCTTCGGTCCATCAAGACCAGAACCTCACGCCAcaagaacagtttcttcccGTCTGCCACCGACCTCATAAACAAGGCCCAGGTCCCCCACTGACGCACTCTCCTCATAGACTGTACGTTACATTAACGTGTTCATTAATGCACATCACCGGCACTGCTGCTGGTCATGCGGCACATCCACACCATAAAGTTGcactcaaacctgtataaatgtgaatttcaatgtaaatatcaatatatatcttgcactCCAACCATTCTTGTATATACTTTAATTcaaagtattatcagcaaaatgtacttattatcaagaaagaaaaacacttataATGCATAGAAATGGCTCCACTGAGAGTTGTATTAGTGCCTATATTATGTCACTGGGTTATAATTACTGATGCACACGTTtaataaaacagtataaaagtcctgcaaattTGGCTTCAGTAAAAGTATGTTTAGTATTATCAGTAAAATATACttattatcattaaagaaaaatacttattaTGCAGAGAAATTGTTCCTCTGAGTGTTGTATTAGTGTCTATATATCACATTATTGGGTTATTATCACTGATGCACAAGTTTAACACAGTAGCGTAAAAGTCCCACAAATCTGGCCTAAATAAAAGTATGTTAGTATTATCAGCAACTGTACatattatcaaaaaagaaaagtacccACAATGCATGGACATTGCCCTAGTTTGCCCAAGGTTTGCATTAATGTCGATCAATTTATTGTGTTATCATCATTGATTCACACATTTATAAGATatatgttaattattttatattcctgGGTAGTTGATCTGTAACAAAAATTTGTATTTGGTAAGCCTGCCATGggttttgtatgtaaaatcttCATCAGCAAAGTCACAGAATTCAAAtaatgcagtggagtaaaaagtatgaTGTGAGAAGAAGCattaaagtagcataaaaaggaaatgctcaagtaaagtacctcaaatttgagCTTAAGTACAGTCGTTAAGtgaatgtacttagttacattgcACAAGTCATTACAGAGTCAGCTAAAGAACTACAGTTTAGAGGCAGGCTGATATCTTATGActgattgatattttttaaaaacgttcACCGGCAATCACGAAGAAATTCTGGCTCATTTAAGCCCCAAAGATCAAGAAGCCAGAGAATGTAGtgtcatcatcttcatcagcaAAGAGCCCATTGTATAGCTCTCCTCCAgtcacctgcagccacaccTTGTCCCCCACGTCCAGGTGCAGCACAGTGCCCCCTGCTGCCTGATCCTCGCTGCTCTGGTAGTTATCCGTAGTGTGAATGATCCTTGCACCATTCTTCACCAGAGCAACCTTCACGTTTCTGGAGAACACAGTGATGTGGTAGGTGAAGAAATACGCTCCAGCTGCGGAGCACGTGAATCTCCCTGTTTGTGGATCATAGTGATTCTGTGAATTGTAAATGATCTTGTCAAAGCGGATGGGTGCATTAGGTGCTGGGAGTTTACTCTGTGCTGTGAGGCCCACAGAGAAGGCACTCTTTGAGATAACAACGGCATCTCCCTTCTCACCCTTATCACCTTTCTCTCCTCGAGTCCCTCTTTCCCCACGATAACCAATGTTGCCTTTGTGACCTGGAACACCAATTTCCCCCTTAAGGCCTGGCCTGCCAGGGGGCCCCAGTGGTCCCTGAATACCTCTGTCACCTCTAAGGCCAATTTCCCCCTTGGGACCCTCTGGTCCAAGAGGTCCAACATCACCTTTAGGTCCTTGGGGTCCAGGTGGCCCAAAATCTCCCGTATTTCCTTTCAGGCCAGTGGGTCCTTGGACTCCTTGGGGCCCCATTTTCCCTGGAGGTCCCCGttctccattttctcccctttttcCTTTGAGTCCCACTGGGCCAACTGCACCTGCAAATGACCAGTAAATGATTCAGTGTTatgtaataatatatttatatattgttaaatatatgaatacatagagctggtaaaaaagaaaaaggattgTTTCAACACAGGTAACTCTacagatctgttttttttgtttttcatagtGCAGTTAATTCTGAAGATACATACCAGATTCCCCTTTGTCCCCCTTTTGGCCATTAAAGCCTGCTGCTCCAATAGGGCCAACTTGACCTTTTAATGGgtaattcacagaaaaaaaagttattataaaCTGTGAAGTTGAAGCTCAACACATTTAGGAAAAAGTGCAGGCAAGTTCTAAAGAAAAAGTCTTCGCTTCTAAACCTACCTGGATCACCTTTGTCACCTCTGAGTCCATCACGGCCGTCTCTGCCAGGTGTGCCATTATGTCCAGGGTCCCCTGGTATTCCAGGGTGTCCACAAACACAGTCTTTATTCTGAGTTGCATCCTGTGTTACACATCTGACCACCAATAGAAGGAGCAAGACAGTGACACAAAATCTCTTCTGCAACATTGTACCTGTCTAACAAAATTAATATCCAACTACGCAAAAATTGGTAGACCAAAAGAAGTTAAAGCCGGCACATAGCTTGCCTCATAACAACATGTGCTACTCTTATGCAAACGCAGTAATTAATCAAATTGTCTTCAAACAGACGCATTCAGGAAGAGTACAGTAGAACAAAAGAGAACCACTACAccaaccaaagaaaacataagcTGGACAAGAACTTTGGACAAGAGTGACTTCAGTCCTCAGAGCTATTTCATTGGTCCGTTTGTTTGTGGCTTACTTATTGTGTCTGTCAGTTACACATCACCTGTGCCCCTGTGGATGCTTCTCCAGTCTAGTTGAGGCTAATAATAAGCATAGAGTATATGTCAGGGccagacatgcaaaaggccaCATAGTTTCACGTGCTACGTTCCTATAGGGTGAAGCAGGATAttaaacttaaaggaatactttacagCTCAAATAACCATTTCTATATTAATTACTCATCCCATGataccttgaattcatgaagaaaacattgATTTTCTCACATCCCTCCACAGTGAATTAAGAAtccagaaacagagaaaattgtTTATGTATTAAAGTCATAGCATCTGCattttacaacagcaaaactatatcaaaacatctgtttacaaaatgtTACACAACCGGTGCTTTACAGTTGAAGTGtaatttatccagtcatatgattagtgcttcccaaacagatAACCCTTTCCAACGGGGAAATGAACCACAAGCAAAGCTTATCTATGTTCTcttaaaagccagactccattgacaaataCAGTAAGTTTACCACACTGATTGAgtgagctgctggtctaccactgcctcgatcagtttgtttgttcatgttgttgtgtaactttggtattttaaaGTGTTAGTTCAGATTAGCCAGAATtagacaataacacaaaccagcAACCAGgtatttttgtcagtggagtttgACTTAAAAGAGAGCATAttcaagtttcacttttagttcagttccctgTTAGAAAGGGCTTTCTGTTTGTgaaatactgagcatacaactggataaaccAGACCTGGATTATACTACACACGTTTTGTGAGTTtgttaacagatttttttatatgttttgctgttgttgaccCCTATGACTTTAATTAATCGAGAATTTCCTCCATTTCAAGATTCTTTGTACAGCATGAAGGCATATGAGAATAACATAAGTTATTATGTGTAACATAAGTTTTCTTTAGTGATTCTACATAACATGTATTACTATTGTTAAATGAGGACACCTAagactttaagacatttacaattttatcatgggggtgagtaattgatggTCAATTGGGGgttgaaatattcctttaagcaAATGATCACATGCTATCTGTGTGGTGgaatatcttattttttaattgagcAATGAAAAATGGCATTAGGAATACATTTGTTaatattaaatgttgttttgttcaaGACTTTAAGGACAGCATTGTAACAGGCTCTGTTTAGTCACTGGATGCTAATAGCAagataaaatgttaattcatGCATACTTCTCTtatatgtgatttttaaaatgtcaccagTGAAGAACAACTGACCCCATAAACTCGATCACTGACATAAAATGTGACCTTTTGTGCTCCAAAGCCCAACCTCATTGCTTTAGACAAAGGTTTCTACTTATCTTAATGACAGTGCCCTTCAGATGTTATCTAGATGCTAAACATGTTTAGACTGCACATTTGGTCACTGATTCTCCATAGGATGGTAACGTTATTCAAAACACAGTAGAATATAGGggtttagaaacattttttggcagtttcaaTGGCTCCTTATTTTTTTGCTACACCCTCTACAAAGGTAAGATCAGCTATTAAACAGCATTACCAGCAAGGAGTTTAATATCTTACTCAAGGTCGCTGAACGAGGCAAAGGTTTTCTGGCACACAGACTCTGATTCAGGACTATCTGGTAGAGGAACCGTCAACCTAATCATTATGCCGTGCTGCTGTCCCTTTATTAGATTGTGTACAGTCAGTGAGAGAGTCAGAAGGGATGGGCGCAAGGGAGGAGCTGTAACATAAAACCAAGATAAGAAAAACACTCAGGACACTCTGAGCACACAGCAGACACCCCTAACTATCTAGATACCTGGCTTGTGTGTTACGCAGACTGACACAAATACATGTtcacatactttatttttcaatatgtcTTCTCACAAGCCCccagatataaatatatttaaaaatataaacatgacAATACATAAAAGTGCACATTCAAGCAATGTCTTTACCTGGCACCAGAAATGGAAACGTCACTGTCATACATGTTGGCTGCTGCACATTTACTTGCatggacacaaaataaaaacatatcatGGGTAAAGATGTCATCTAACAAACGATTAACAGGGGAATGGCTCAGAATGAATGAAACTCATTTAGAATTCGGGGCCAACGTATCAGGACCCGGTCTCTGTTGTCCCATAACCAGGCACAACGTGAGGTTGATTTGGTTACAGAGGATACTGCAACAAGTCTTCAGACAAGATAGCAGAGACATCGTCAGTCATTGAGCTCCATTAGATTTAAGGCTAAATACTTAGAGATGATTAAACAGATCACCATGAAACAATGGCAGATGAGAAtgtacataaatacaaataaatacaaattaatatatACAACATGCTGTATTTCAGATTTCAAATGTGTATAACACTGatggcttgtttttttcatagagATTTTAATCTTAAATTCTCTACAAGACTAAGTAGATGTTGAATGACTGAGCTCCAAATTAAGTAATCATTTGGACATGGAACTTAAACAAAGCTAAAGGGAGAACAGCAAGGAAAGAGAGGAACAGGAGAGGAGCTTGAAGGAGGAGATCTACAGcatttgacatcatttttacagACAGGACACTGTTTGGGAAAGCAGCAATTCCAGGAAGATTGAGGTTAACATGGCAGGTGCTACAAAGGATATGGGTTTTTTTAGGGCTACAACTTTTTGTGGTATTAGTAGAAAATAAGGTAGCAAGGAAGCAGGTTAGCTAGTAAGTGTTCTACATGATCTGACGGTGCATACCGTAGCCCGTCATACCAGCTTGGGAAGCGCCGCGGTTGCTGCCCATCTGCAGTCCGATCAAACTCTGGCCTTGGCGGAGCTGCTCCTGGCTGAACTCTCGCCGATACCCCTGAGCTTTCCTACATAAGAACAACAATTACAAGGTTAGGAAGAGGAGCACGAAGCATCATGGACATGTAGTTGTGAGAAGTTCCTGTGTTACAATGAGGCCTCTCTTTACCTGTGGAACCAGTCTCGGTCACCTCTGTAATGACCATCGTCCTTTGTAACAGCCAAACTCCCCAGAGCCATAAGAGTTCTTTGCACTGCTGCCATGTCTTTTCCTATAGCCAGAACAAAAGGATCATTTTGTTATGACATGTAGTGAAAACTGCTTATCACTggctacatttacatgcacactaataaaacaaaaccctattttgatgcaaagaggCAAAAAGTCGTTCCGTCGTTccatttttctatatttttgtgtgataaATAACAATTTAGGGCAATTAAATCCAAGTATGCagggctgcatgtaaacaggaatattagtagaatattcattttcattggcCATGGAAGCAGCTCAGTAGTAATGTTGCCTTTCTgagaataagggcaaaaaattttttttttgcagatgtaAACATTGTGAATGACTACATCACTACAGCAGTAAATGAAGGAATATGAGGTATAAATACCTTCCCAGAGGTCCACGGTTTGAAATATATCAGTGGTTGTGACTCCATAAGTTTCAGCTGCCTGCAGGAAGTGAGAGATCTTCTCCATTTGTTTAAAGGCCATTTGTGTCTCTGGGATCTTCTTGATAGGCTCCTTCCCCCTTGGATAGAGGCTGTTGATAAGCCTGCAGAGGATCTGGGACAAAGGAGGTCAGAAATATAAGTTAATCATGTTAAGCCAACACACCAAAATTATAGTTTGCCTTAAGGCACTCTTTGTTGACATGCATTAATATTTTTGGTGTGGCAAAACCATCTTCTCTTGTCAATTGCTACTTCTGcaagtgatttaaaatatttccaatAGTATCTGTTATCATTTCTCTTTAAGAGaaagaatataaaaatgcagTTGGATTTAGTTGCAAAAGCTGATACCATTTATAACTGCAAGAGTTATTGCCCAACAGTGTAAATGCTTTGTGGCTGCATTGCATTATTGCTTATTGAGTTACATGTTGGTGCAGAAATTGATATCTGCTTCATCtatgaatgattttttaaacatttgagtAAGCTGGAGCATCAAGCAAGAGGACATTGCAGCTCCCTGCAGTGTGCATTTTATAATTGGTTGTTAATTAAGTCTTATAGTACGAAGCACTTTCAGCATGGAGGCAGAGGCGTTTCCTTCGAAGGCTCCCAGAATGACTCAGTGTAAAAttctacatttgaaaaacaagtACCAGTAATATAAAAAACACGCCTCTTTTTCTATACTATCTGTTGCACCCTCTTTCATCTAGGCATGATGAATAAGGTTTACTCTTCCAAACAACAAATATACTATCTCAATAAATGCAGATCAATATTATTCACTGGAGCTTTCAAAAATAACTGAGCACATAAATCTGGTTTCTTGTTTtagcctttttgttttcatgggCTCTTTAAATCTGACAGTTACGTTGTAGATTAAATAATTCAATAGTAACTTCTATTTTAGGTCCAGGTAATGCAGCCACTCACTGTTCCATCCATTAGCCATTTCTGGAAGTTCTCTCTCCCCGCCTGCGGCCTCTCCAGATTTCCCCCACACTGTGCAACAATCCAGTCCACCAGCCGCTGCTCCAGGTCTGGGTCGTACTTCTGCTCGATCTTCTCCTGCACCTCTCGGCTCAGTCCGTAGCTGGGCCCTCTGTTTGCCATGGCAGCTCTTGCAACACTACAGTATTTGTGATTTGTAGTAGCCCTGAGGAGAACAATGGTACACACGAGATAGAAACAGCATTACTGCAAGAataatctgacaaaaaaaacatcagattttaaaaatatacctGGTGTAGTATATTACTGAGTGCTTTGTATCCTGATTAAAAGGCTACAAAAgaactaaaattatttttagacttATTCAGTTATTTCTTTTACTGTGATGTAAATGAGTAGCACCAGAGCACTACCAAAACAATGTTTGTAGAAAAGCCAAAATTCCAGGTTATAGACTGTCCCTTTCCAGCTCAGCAGTCCACCAGGCGCATCTCTGGAGACTGAAGCAGTGAAGGGTGTGGTCCATGGCTGCTGTCCCGAATAGGGACAAGCCCTCTTATTGCCATGGTAACAATCACGCCAGTTTCCGGCACGCTGTGTGCAGTGATGCGCTGTATGAGATGATGTCTTGCGTATGACCTCCAGTCATTATGACGGaattaaataatcaaatgtaTTTCAGAAAGTTTTCCCCTCTTGCAGAACATAAATCCACACAATGCACAACAGTTCTACACGTAGCCTGCAACacagtttaattaaattacGTCAGCCCTCTGTGCCGCATATAAAAGGGTTTTGTTCATTCTTCACTTCATTGTTTTCACTGCATTTGTTGGGCGCAATTCTGTCACTAAAATTCAGTAAATTCAAAGAAAGTCCCGCCATCTAATGTCACGACACCACACTGCTGCGCACtatgcagcctttaaaaacatgaacatttcaCAAAGCCAAAAGCAACTGTGCAAAGCTCACACGCCAGCTGCGACACTGGATCGCCTGCATAAACATCGTATCCAAAATGCCATGCGCTCAAAGGAATTCAGTGAAGAGTGCACTCACCGAGGAGGAGAGGCCGGTCAGATTTGTCCGTGTCACAGCGTTAATTCCGCAGAGCTGGGCAGGGCTGAGGATGCTGAACTGCCGAGGCATCCATGAAGCGCAGCACAGGCGCGTCGGGCCGGGCTGGATCTCATTTGTCCGGGAGGGGCGGGTCACTCGTTTTATATGCAAGCTCCAAAGGAGGGGTCCCTGGAGACTCTCAGCTACAGAATGCGACGTGACATCGCTTCCGGACAGTGGTCACTGTAGTGCGTGCTCAGCTGTAGCATGAAGTGAACCTCAGCAAACCAAATCACATGATGGTGCCAGATTAATTCTCTTTTTAAACTCTTTCCTGCAGCTTGAAGTCAACACTGGACATGAATCCACTGGATataaaaatcccctttttacTTCATCATAAATGCTAGTTTTGGTGATCTGCTCAATGGTACCTGAGCAGAGAGGATATTTGCTTCTTGTTAGAATATCAGCTTGAACCGGTTGGTCTTCCTCCTGACTTGTTTGGCTTTTGCACAAGACAAACACTGAAAaggctttttgtttgttacagCGTCTGTATCTTGTCTTAGTGATCAGAGTGCTGAGGCTCAATATGGAGAGCATGCTGCCATTTCTTGTGCGGCTAGACAACTTAACTACTTAAAAGGTTTTCCTGGCAAACAAAAGATCTGTGGTGCAAAAATAGGTGAAAACTATAGCACAGTGACCCCATAcactataaaatctgacaagctgatcttGAAAATTGATTgctttgaaaaagtaaatattcgtcttaagttatgtttactttatatctaattaagtttactcaaaatttagctgcatttacttattttaacaataagttgttttaactgaaaaaatgacaagtgaaaatCACCTTGTTCTTTCTGTTGGAAActtaagtaaaacaaaaattagcTTGGCTTAACTTGATCGTGACAAaaaggattttgccaatgacgAAGTGAGGAGCAagctctgttttgttaacatgttaaaaaaaaaattcaaataatattAACTAGTTTGCAACCTGCAGAATACAGATACATTACACAGTAAACTTGGTAtactgaagttgcaaaaacttagaaagatttgtttaattttacttgttttttttttaaaattgcaacaaCTTCCCAAAATTAAGTAAAGTAACACAAGTTTTAGTAAACTTAATTAGatattaagtaaacataaattaatactaatagttatatttacttacatttttaaggCAGTTGTTTTATACAAATTCTTTAAAGCAAAATCaactcagattttacagtgtaaaacaTCTCCATATGCAATACCTCTTTGCACCATCTCCTCTGCTTGCATTACAACTGCTGGACTGTTTGCTCCCATAAATTGATGTTTGACTTTagttttgacacaaaaaaatgactgactaGCTCAACCACGAGTTAAAGGTCACCGCTGCAGTTAAGAGGACCCGAGAGAGTTAAGTGGCTGGTTTCGCCCCATTGAGCATCATGGAGCTGGTGGCCAATTACATGTTAATAATCAACAGTCCAGTGGCTCCATTCAGCAGGCCTCTCTTTGGCTAGAGGCCAACAGGTATGGGGAGTCATGTAACAGAATGTTCTGGTAACAAAAATAAACCTCACATGGCTGCAGCCTTCAGTCTGTGAGGATTTTGAGTCACTATTTAGATGTGATTCACTGTGTTAACACGGTATACCTGGcatattgtttttgtgcattttgccattttttcatctggatttgtataaaataaacataaaaatgtataaatacaatGGTTATCATGCAGATTGAAATTAGACTGTTTTTGACGCCtaaaatttacaatttttacaaGAGGCATAAAACGTAAAAGTAACTAACTTTAGATAGGTTTTTCTAATTTGGCTCTAGCTGTAGATACTTCTTTAA includes these proteins:
- the c1qtnf9 gene encoding complement C1q and tumor necrosis factor-related protein 9A; this translates as MLQKRFCVTVLLLLLVVRCVTQDATQNKDCVCGHPGIPGDPGHNGTPGRDGRDGLRGDKGDPGQVGPIGAAGFNGQKGDKGESGAVGPVGLKGKRGENGERGPPGKMGPQGVQGPTGLKGNTGDFGPPGPQGPKGDVGPLGPEGPKGEIGLRGDRGIQGPLGPPGRPGLKGEIGVPGHKGNIGYRGERGTRGEKGDKGEKGDAVVISKSAFSVGLTAQSKLPAPNAPIRFDKIIYNSQNHYDPQTGRFTCSAAGAYFFTYHITVFSRNVKVALVKNGARIIHTTDNYQSSEDQAAGGTVLHLDVGDKVWLQVTGGELYNGLFADEDDDTTFSGFLIFGA
- the tagln3b gene encoding transgelin-3b, whose amino-acid sequence is MANRGPSYGLSREVQEKIEQKYDPDLEQRLVDWIVAQCGGNLERPQAGRENFQKWLMDGTILCRLINSLYPRGKEPIKKIPETQMAFKQMEKISHFLQAAETYGVTTTDIFQTVDLWEGKDMAAVQRTLMALGSLAVTKDDGHYRGDRDWFHRKAQGYRREFSQEQLRQGQSLIGLQMGSNRGASQAGMTGYGMHRQIM